The Flavobacterium sp. HJ-32-4 genome contains a region encoding:
- a CDS encoding aldo/keto reductase, whose product MEKRQVGASDLEVYPVMLGGNVFGWTIDEARSFEILDGFVAAGFNFIDTADVYSRWAPGNSGGESETVIGNWLHKRKNRHDVVIATKVGFDMGDGKKGLRKACILKAADASLKRLRTDYIDLYQTHCDDESVPVGETLEAYDQLVKEGKVRWIGASNLSPERLKESLATSATNGFPSYQSLQPHYNLYDRQVYESRFETLAMGHGLGVVPYFSLAAGFLTGKYRSEADFSQSVRGGNMGKFLNERGFRILAALDKVAAELNTTQAALALAWLLHRPSVTAPIVSATSPEQLQSLIAAPLLEVTAGHIAELTSASAW is encoded by the coding sequence ATGGAAAAACGACAGGTGGGTGCCTCCGATTTAGAGGTCTACCCGGTGATGCTGGGTGGAAATGTCTTTGGATGGACCATAGACGAAGCCCGCTCATTCGAGATTCTCGACGGATTTGTAGCGGCGGGTTTCAACTTTATCGATACAGCCGATGTGTACTCGCGCTGGGCACCGGGGAACTCCGGCGGTGAATCGGAGACAGTAATAGGCAACTGGCTGCATAAGCGGAAGAACCGCCACGACGTAGTCATCGCTACCAAAGTCGGTTTCGATATGGGCGACGGTAAAAAGGGATTGCGAAAGGCGTGCATACTAAAAGCAGCAGATGCCTCCCTGAAACGACTACGAACCGATTACATCGACCTCTACCAAACGCATTGCGACGACGAGTCGGTGCCGGTGGGGGAGACGCTGGAGGCCTACGACCAATTGGTGAAAGAAGGCAAAGTACGCTGGATTGGCGCTTCGAACCTCAGTCCGGAACGGTTGAAAGAATCGCTCGCCACCAGTGCTACGAACGGCTTTCCGTCTTATCAAAGCCTACAGCCCCACTACAACCTCTACGACCGACAGGTCTATGAAAGCCGGTTCGAGACGCTCGCCATGGGCCACGGTTTGGGCGTAGTACCGTATTTTTCGCTGGCGGCCGGTTTCCTTACGGGAAAGTACCGATCTGAGGCAGATTTCAGTCAAAGTGTCCGAGGCGGGAATATGGGGAAATTCCTGAATGAACGCGGCTTCCGGATTCTTGCGGCCCTCGACAAAGTAGCTGCTGAACTCAACACGACGCAGGCAGCATTGGCGCTGGCCTGGCTCCTTCACCGCCCGTCGGTTACGGCGCCGATTGTCAGTGCCACCAGCCCGGAGCAGTTGCAAAGCCTAATCGCGGCACCGCTGCTTGAAGTTACCGCCGGACATATAGCGGAGTTGACGTCGGCGAGCGCGTGGTGA
- a CDS encoding Gfo/Idh/MocA family oxidoreductase codes for MQKIKTALLSYGMSGQVFHAPFLHLHPGFDLRGSWERSRQKIEEDYPGVRSYPSLDAVLHDDVDLVIVNTPVATHFDYAKRALKAGKHVSVEKAFTSNAAEAEELEALATQKGLKICVFQNRRWDSDFQLVRNVLNEGVLGPIVEAELHFDRYNPNLSPKQHKETPNDGAGILKDLGSHLIDQAVQLFGFPEGVFADLRVTRDESVVDDCIDVLLYYPQTRVRIKAGFFVMEPQAAYVLHGKKGSFLKPRADVQENDLKAGNRPTSHNWGYEPDGAEGILHIENGGIIERRHLAAPPGNYLHFFEALYQSLTGGGEVPVPASDGVKTMRIIDAAIQSSAAKSYIPL; via the coding sequence ATGCAGAAAATAAAGACGGCCCTCCTGTCATATGGAATGTCCGGTCAAGTATTCCATGCTCCTTTTCTCCACCTGCATCCGGGTTTTGACCTGCGCGGTTCCTGGGAGCGGTCCCGACAGAAAATAGAAGAAGATTACCCCGGTGTACGCAGTTATCCGTCGCTCGACGCCGTCCTCCACGACGATGTCGATCTTGTGATCGTCAACACGCCCGTCGCCACGCATTTCGATTATGCCAAACGCGCCCTTAAGGCAGGCAAACATGTGTCGGTAGAAAAAGCCTTCACCTCGAACGCGGCCGAAGCCGAAGAACTTGAAGCACTGGCAACACAGAAAGGATTGAAAATCTGTGTCTTCCAGAACCGCCGGTGGGACAGCGATTTCCAACTCGTGCGAAACGTGTTGAACGAAGGGGTGCTGGGTCCGATTGTGGAGGCCGAGTTGCATTTCGACCGCTATAATCCGAATTTGAGTCCGAAACAGCATAAGGAAACACCCAACGACGGCGCCGGTATCCTCAAGGACCTGGGTTCACACCTGATCGACCAGGCGGTGCAGTTGTTCGGTTTCCCGGAAGGGGTTTTCGCAGATTTACGCGTGACCCGCGACGAATCGGTGGTCGACGATTGTATTGACGTTTTATTGTATTACCCGCAGACCCGCGTTCGGATCAAGGCCGGTTTTTTTGTGATGGAACCGCAGGCCGCGTATGTATTGCATGGCAAAAAGGGATCGTTCCTGAAACCTCGTGCTGACGTGCAGGAAAACGACCTTAAGGCAGGCAACCGACCGACGTCCCATAATTGGGGCTACGAGCCGGATGGGGCCGAGGGCATCCTCCATATCGAAAACGGTGGTATTATCGAACGGCGTCACCTGGCCGCACCTCCGGGCAATTACCTCCACTTTTTTGAGGCGTTATACCAGTCGCTGACAGGCGGTGGAGAAGTGCCGGTTCCGGCGTCGGACGGCGTCAAAACCATGCGAATCATTGATGCGGCCATCCAGAGTAGTGCCGCCAAATCGTATATACCGCTTTAA
- the rseP gene encoding RIP metalloprotease RseP: MEIVIKLSQFLLSLSLLIILHEFGHYFPAKLFKTRVEKFYLFFDIKFSLFKKKIGETVYGIGWLPLGGYVKISGMIDESMDTEQMAQPAQPWEFRSKPAWQRLIIMLGGVTVNFILAFVICIGMTFAYGDLYLKNSELKDGVEVSDMAKKLGFATGDKIVAIDGEKIEKFNEVNPKLPFAHTVTIDRNGTTKTLTLPENLLGDLSKSQKGPLVYPRNLFAVREVDAKSPNAKVLQPKDAIVSFNGVDLPYFDEVMAMRDSLKGKTVDAVVLRDQKRVPVKISVSAKGTLGIFPSAVDDKSLEKLGVYKFDRAEYGFFESIPVGIGKGADLFASYWKQLKAIFTPSTGAYKGVGGFFAIFNVFPESWSWEVFWGITAFLSVMLGVLNLLPIPALDGGHVMFLLFEMVTGRKPSDKFLERAQMVGIIMLLSLVLFANGNDIFRAIMRK; the protein is encoded by the coding sequence ATGGAGATCGTCATCAAACTCTCACAGTTTCTTCTCAGCCTTTCGCTGCTCATCATACTTCACGAATTCGGCCATTATTTTCCAGCCAAGCTCTTCAAGACCCGCGTCGAGAAGTTCTACCTGTTCTTCGATATCAAATTCTCGCTTTTCAAGAAGAAGATAGGCGAAACCGTATACGGCATTGGCTGGCTGCCGCTGGGTGGATACGTCAAAATATCGGGCATGATCGACGAGAGCATGGACACCGAACAAATGGCACAACCGGCGCAACCGTGGGAATTCCGCTCGAAACCGGCCTGGCAACGCCTCATCATCATGTTGGGCGGTGTGACGGTCAATTTCATCCTGGCATTTGTGATTTGTATCGGTATGACGTTTGCCTATGGCGACCTTTACCTGAAAAACTCTGAACTGAAAGACGGCGTCGAAGTAAGCGATATGGCCAAAAAGTTAGGCTTTGCGACCGGTGACAAGATTGTGGCCATCGATGGCGAAAAAATCGAGAAGTTCAACGAGGTCAACCCAAAACTGCCGTTTGCGCACACCGTTACGATCGACCGCAACGGCACGACCAAAACCCTGACGCTTCCGGAGAACCTGCTGGGCGACCTGTCGAAATCACAGAAAGGCCCGCTGGTATACCCACGCAACCTGTTTGCCGTGCGGGAAGTAGATGCAAAAAGTCCGAATGCCAAAGTATTGCAGCCCAAAGACGCCATCGTTTCCTTCAATGGCGTTGATCTTCCTTATTTCGATGAAGTAATGGCCATGCGCGACAGCCTGAAGGGCAAAACCGTGGATGCCGTGGTGTTGCGCGACCAGAAACGCGTGCCAGTGAAGATCAGCGTATCGGCTAAGGGAACACTGGGTATCTTCCCAAGTGCGGTTGACGACAAGAGCCTTGAAAAACTGGGCGTTTATAAGTTTGACCGTGCAGAATATGGTTTCTTTGAATCGATTCCGGTTGGGATTGGCAAAGGCGCCGACCTCTTCGCCAGCTACTGGAAGCAACTGAAAGCGATTTTTACCCCATCGACGGGCGCGTATAAAGGCGTAGGCGGCTTCTTCGCGATCTTCAACGTATTCCCGGAGAGTTGGAGTTGGGAAGTGTTCTGGGGGATTACCGCGTTTTTATCGGTAATGCTCGGCGTATTGAACCTGCTGCCGATACCGGCCCTCGACGGCGGACACGTGATGTTCCTGTTGTTTGAGATGGTTACGGGCCGCAAACCAAGCGATAAATTCTTAGAGCGTGCCCAGATGGTAGGGATCATTATGTTGTTATCCCTGGTGCTGTTTGCGAACGGCAACGACATCTTCCGGGCCATCATGAGAAAGTGA
- a CDS encoding GIY-YIG nuclease family protein, with protein MYTVYVLFSEKLNRFYIGATSDFGTRWHYHQHAENHKFTHKASDWTLFLSIECATKTQAFAVEKHIKAMKSKTYIQNLKKYPEMTQKLLQKYGDC; from the coding sequence ATGTATACAGTATATGTTCTTTTTTCCGAAAAACTAAACCGCTTCTACATCGGGGCCACTTCCGATTTTGGCACGAGGTGGCACTACCACCAACACGCAGAAAACCACAAGTTCACCCATAAAGCCAGTGACTGGACGCTGTTTTTGTCGATTGAATGCGCGACCAAAACACAGGCGTTTGCCGTTGAAAAACATATCAAGGCAATGAAAAGTAAGACTTATATCCAAAACCTGAAAAAGTACCCCGAAATGACCCAAAAACTCCTCCAAAAATATGGCGACTGTTAA
- a CDS encoding GIY-YIG nuclease family protein, protein MYTVYILFSEKLNRFYIGATSDFDTRWHYHQHAENHKFTHKASDWILFLSIACTNKTQAFAVEKHIKAMKSKTYIQNLKKYPEMTQKLLQKYGDC, encoded by the coding sequence ATGTATACAGTATATATTCTTTTTTCCGAAAAACTAAACCGCTTCTACATCGGGGCCACTTCCGATTTTGACACCAGATGGCACTACCACCAACACGCAGAAAACCACAAGTTCACCCATAAAGCCAGTGACTGGATACTTTTTTTATCAATCGCATGTACAAACAAGACGCAGGCGTTCGCCGTTGAAAAACACATCAAGGCAATGAAAAGCAAGACTTATATCCAAAATCTGAAGAAGTACCCCGAAATGACACAAAAACTCCTCCAAAAATATGGCGACTGTTAA
- a CDS encoding GIY-YIG nuclease family protein: protein MYTVYVLFSEKLNRFYIGATSDFGTRWHYHQHAENHKFTHKASDWTLFLSIECATKTQAFAVEKHIKAMKSKTYIQNLKKYPEMTQKTPPKIWRLLIIAPIAIGVGSSPRGGATNPGRNARIFCFTPCIQYIFFFPKN, encoded by the coding sequence ATGTATACAGTATATGTTCTTTTTTCCGAAAAACTAAACCGCTTCTACATCGGGGCCACTTCCGATTTTGGCACGAGGTGGCACTACCACCAACACGCAGAAAACCACAAGTTCACCCATAAAGCCAGTGACTGGACGCTGTTTTTGTCGATTGAATGCGCGACCAAAACACAGGCGTTTGCCGTTGAAAAACATATCAAGGCAATGAAAAGCAAGACTTATATCCAAAACCTGAAAAAGTACCCCGAAATGACACAAAAAACTCCTCCAAAAATATGGCGACTGTTAATCATAGCCCCGATAGCTATCGGGGTTGGTTCGAGCCCAAGAGGGGGAGCAACAAATCCTGGCAGAAATGCCAGGATTTTTTGTTTTACGCCATGTATACAGTATATATTCTTTTTTCCGAAAAACTAA
- a CDS encoding GIY-YIG nuclease family protein gives MYTVYILFSEKLNRFYIGATSDFDTRWHYHQLAENHKFTHKASDWTLFLSIECATKTQAFAVEKHIKAMKSKTYIQNLKKYPEMTQKLLQKYGDC, from the coding sequence ATGTATACAGTATATATTCTTTTTTCCGAAAAACTAAACCGCTTCTACATCGGGGCCACTTCCGATTTTGACACCAGATGGCACTACCACCAACTCGCAGAAAACCACAAGTTCACCCATAAAGCCAGTGACTGGACGCTGTTTTTGTCGATTGAATGCGCGACCAAAACACAGGCGTTTGCCGTTGAAAAACATATCAAGGCAATGAAAAGTAAGACTTATATCCAAAACCTGAAAAAGTACCCCGAAATGACCCAAAAACTCCTCCAAAAATATGGCGACTGTTAA
- a CDS encoding IS110 family transposase, whose amino-acid sequence MSIVKQSVGIDISKSTFTACHCQQDSKGALVFSKSVDFSNDKTGFNQFTRWVRSVSTPESELVFLMEATGVYYEALAYHLYKIKKTVHVVLPNTSSHYFSSLNVKTKTDHLDAKVLSQFGVERKHRTWVPPSPVLRGLRNLTRYYVQLQEQRTALGNIKHSKENSFEVQQFIFRSNQKLIKEIDKQIQVVKKAIEKQIASDAGLQDKVNKINTIKGVGLITIATIIAETDGFYQIRNARQLASFAGYDVVQRESGTSIKGKTRISKKGNRYIRNALYFPAMVACRFNPDMKQTYLRINQNKPSKMIGQVAIQRKLLLLMYTLWKNDTVFIEGYKKDSPAPKEQDYAG is encoded by the coding sequence ATGTCTATCGTAAAACAATCGGTCGGAATCGACATCTCAAAATCAACCTTCACCGCGTGTCATTGCCAACAGGATAGCAAGGGTGCTCTGGTGTTCAGCAAATCAGTTGATTTTTCTAATGACAAAACGGGCTTCAATCAGTTTACTCGCTGGGTAAGAAGCGTAAGTACTCCCGAATCTGAGCTAGTCTTTCTTATGGAGGCGACAGGTGTCTATTATGAGGCGCTTGCCTATCATCTCTACAAGATCAAAAAGACGGTTCATGTGGTGTTGCCCAATACATCGAGCCATTACTTCTCAAGTTTGAACGTAAAGACCAAAACCGATCATCTGGATGCTAAAGTCTTGAGCCAGTTTGGGGTGGAACGCAAACATAGGACATGGGTTCCTCCCAGCCCAGTGCTCCGTGGACTCCGTAACCTTACTCGCTATTATGTCCAGTTGCAGGAACAGCGAACGGCCTTAGGCAACATAAAACACAGTAAGGAAAATTCTTTTGAGGTTCAGCAGTTTATCTTCAGAAGCAACCAAAAGCTCATAAAGGAGATTGACAAACAGATCCAAGTAGTCAAAAAAGCAATCGAGAAACAGATAGCCTCAGACGCAGGTCTTCAGGACAAGGTAAACAAAATAAACACCATAAAAGGCGTAGGGTTGATTACAATAGCCACGATCATCGCTGAAACCGATGGTTTCTACCAGATACGAAACGCAAGGCAACTTGCAAGCTTTGCCGGTTACGATGTTGTACAACGGGAGTCGGGTACATCCATAAAAGGTAAAACACGCATATCCAAAAAAGGAAACCGATACATAAGGAATGCCCTCTACTTCCCTGCAATGGTGGCCTGTCGTTTCAATCCCGATATGAAGCAAACCTATCTTAGAATCAACCAAAACAAACCCTCGAAGATGATAGGTCAGGTGGCCATACAGCGAAAACTCCTCCTGCTGATGTATACTTTATGGAAGAACGATACCGTATTCATTGAAGGATATAAAAAAGATAGTCCCGCACCAAAGGAGCAGGACTATGCAGGATAG
- a CDS encoding PLP-dependent cysteine synthase family protein, whose amino-acid sequence MELTLEKSLLEKASALESQIGNTPLWPIENLHKNPRVKLYAKVEWEQLSGSIKARAAFAIIKKAIQNGSLEEGRTLLDATSGNTGIAYASIAKALGLNVTLCLPENASKKRREILQDLGADILYTSRFGGTDEAQQVAKQLADAHPEKYFYANQYANHQNWLAHYHTTGAEIINELPNITHFVAGLGTTGTFVGTGRRLRAFNTSIQLIALQPDSPLHGLEGWKHLETADIPEIFDPVIANQTLEVSSTAAYDLIKRFYDENGVLLSPSSAANLAGALAVADTLKEGTIVIVFPDDAHKYSEITSKILAP is encoded by the coding sequence ATGGAACTTACACTCGAAAAGAGCTTACTCGAAAAAGCCAGTGCCTTAGAATCGCAAATCGGTAACACGCCCTTATGGCCCATTGAAAACCTTCATAAAAACCCGAGGGTCAAACTCTACGCCAAAGTGGAATGGGAACAATTGTCGGGTTCCATAAAAGCAAGGGCCGCCTTTGCCATCATCAAAAAAGCGATACAAAACGGAAGTTTGGAAGAAGGACGTACCCTTTTGGATGCCACCAGCGGCAATACCGGAATCGCCTATGCATCCATCGCAAAGGCATTAGGCCTCAATGTGACGCTTTGCCTTCCGGAAAATGCGTCGAAAAAACGACGCGAAATCCTGCAGGATTTGGGTGCCGACATCCTCTACACCTCCCGGTTTGGAGGCACGGATGAAGCGCAACAGGTGGCGAAACAACTGGCCGACGCCCATCCTGAAAAATACTTTTACGCCAACCAGTATGCCAACCACCAGAACTGGCTGGCCCACTACCATACGACCGGGGCCGAAATCATCAATGAATTGCCCAACATCACGCATTTCGTAGCAGGCCTCGGCACCACCGGAACGTTCGTGGGCACGGGCAGGCGTCTGAGGGCGTTCAATACTTCCATTCAACTAATCGCCTTACAACCGGATTCGCCCCTGCACGGCCTGGAAGGCTGGAAACACCTTGAAACCGCCGATATACCTGAGATTTTTGATCCCGTCATCGCCAATCAAACCCTTGAGGTCAGCTCCACCGCGGCTTATGACCTCATTAAAAGGTTTTACGACGAAAACGGAGTTTTGTTGAGTCCGTCTTCCGCAGCGAACCTTGCGGGTGCCCTGGCCGTTGCCGATACCCTCAAAGAAGGGACTATCGTGATCGTTTTTCCGGACGATGCCCATAAATACAGCGAAATAACCTCTAAAATACTAGCGCCATGA
- a CDS encoding Mov34/MPN/PAD-1 family protein — protein MIHIEPNIINQLSDHALRKFPDECCGFLLGFETAKNRFVTEIIVLQNAKEGDKRRRFKIAPTDYLKAERYADENGLTLLGVYHSHPKHPSIPSEHDRRAAQPYFSYLILSVVKNQVKSIQSWVLNDEQQFEEEQVFENKQLNNFKIKDLWLQL, from the coding sequence ATGATCCATATCGAGCCCAACATCATCAACCAGTTATCAGACCACGCCCTTCGAAAATTCCCCGATGAATGCTGCGGGTTTCTACTTGGTTTCGAAACGGCCAAAAACCGCTTCGTCACAGAAATCATCGTACTGCAAAATGCCAAGGAGGGCGATAAGAGAAGACGATTTAAAATCGCACCTACCGACTATCTCAAGGCCGAGCGTTATGCTGATGAAAACGGACTTACGCTGCTGGGTGTCTACCACTCGCATCCCAAACATCCCTCCATCCCGAGCGAACATGACAGACGGGCGGCACAACCCTATTTCTCGTACCTGATTCTCTCGGTCGTAAAAAATCAGGTCAAAAGCATCCAATCCTGGGTGTTAAATGACGAACAGCAATTTGAAGAGGAACAAGTATTCGAAAACAAACAACTTAACAACTTTAAAATAAAAGACTTATGGCTACAATTGTAA
- the moeB gene encoding molybdopterin-synthase adenylyltransferase MoeB, which yields MATIVIPTPLRKFTQNQTRIAVKGSTIRESLIDLTQQFPDLKRYLIDEQHQLRRFVTVFLDNDDISDLDEEETPVNEANIISIIPAIAGGAPDDSAFSKAELERYNRHIIIPEFGLEAQRKLKAANVLVVGSGGLGSPLLLYLAAAGVGHIGIVDFDVVDDSNLQRQVLFGVREIGKPKVEAAKARLESLNPYIKITTYNTQLTSKNALEIISQYDVVADGTDNFPTRYLVNDASVIAGIPNVYASIFQFEGQVSVFNYTDANGRTGPNYRDLYPTPPPAGLIPNCAEGGVLGVLPGIIGTLQANEVIKVITGIGTPLSGRFFVLDALSFEAKTFNVTKKDSTPKITELIDYEQFCGVTAVEAKTKEIDAAVFQSWIARGEKVQVIDVREPSEYEEVNINGLLIPLATVSERANEISRVKKVVVHCKLGGRSAKAIRELEEKFGFDNLYNLRGGITAYLDYEQATTVQTI from the coding sequence ATGGCTACAATTGTAATTCCAACCCCGCTGCGGAAATTCACACAAAATCAAACCCGGATTGCGGTCAAGGGCAGCACCATCCGGGAGAGTTTGATCGACCTGACACAGCAATTTCCTGACTTGAAACGCTACCTCATCGACGAACAGCACCAACTGCGACGGTTCGTTACCGTTTTCTTAGACAACGATGACATCAGCGATCTGGACGAGGAAGAGACGCCCGTCAACGAAGCGAACATCATCAGTATTATTCCCGCCATTGCCGGCGGCGCTCCCGATGATAGTGCGTTCTCCAAAGCCGAACTCGAACGCTACAACCGCCACATCATCATTCCCGAATTTGGCCTGGAAGCGCAACGAAAACTAAAAGCAGCGAACGTATTGGTCGTCGGTTCCGGCGGTTTGGGAAGTCCACTGCTTTTGTATCTCGCCGCGGCCGGCGTCGGGCACATCGGCATCGTCGATTTTGATGTCGTGGATGACAGCAACCTGCAACGTCAGGTATTGTTTGGCGTGCGTGAAATTGGGAAGCCCAAGGTGGAGGCGGCAAAAGCGAGACTGGAGAGCCTGAACCCCTACATTAAAATTACTACCTATAATACCCAACTGACCTCCAAAAATGCACTGGAAATCATTAGCCAATACGATGTGGTCGCCGACGGCACGGACAACTTTCCGACCCGCTACCTGGTAAACGATGCGAGTGTCATTGCCGGGATCCCTAACGTGTATGCCAGTATCTTTCAGTTTGAGGGGCAGGTATCCGTTTTCAATTACACGGATGCGAATGGGCGAACCGGACCCAACTATCGGGATCTATACCCAACGCCACCCCCGGCCGGACTCATTCCCAATTGTGCAGAAGGAGGTGTGTTGGGCGTCTTACCCGGCATCATCGGCACCCTGCAGGCCAACGAAGTCATTAAAGTCATCACCGGTATTGGGACGCCTTTGAGTGGCCGCTTTTTTGTGTTGGATGCGCTCTCATTTGAAGCCAAAACATTCAACGTCACTAAAAAAGACAGCACACCCAAAATCACCGAACTCATCGATTACGAGCAGTTTTGCGGTGTGACGGCCGTCGAGGCGAAGACGAAGGAGATCGACGCGGCCGTCTTCCAAAGCTGGATTGCCAGAGGGGAAAAGGTGCAGGTCATCGATGTGAGGGAGCCTTCCGAATATGAGGAAGTGAATATCAACGGGCTACTCATCCCGTTAGCGACCGTTTCCGAACGGGCGAATGAGATTTCCAGGGTGAAAAAAGTGGTCGTCCACTGCAAACTGGGCGGACGAAGCGCGAAAGCGATCCGGGAACTTGAAGAAAAATTTGGCTTCGACAACCTCTACAATTTAAGAGGAGGTATTACCGCCTATCTCGACTACGAACAGGCAACAACAGTTCAAACAATCTAA
- a CDS encoding peroxiredoxin: MATLRLGDVAPDFTATTTEGTIHFYDWLGDSWGILFSHPADFTPVCTTELGATAKLKPEFEKRNVKIIALSVDPIEKHHEWIGDINETQHTEVNFPIIADSDHKISELYDLIHPNASETFTVRSVFIIGPDKKVKLIISYPASTGRNFNELLRVIDSLQLTAQYSVATPANWQDGEDVVIAPTVKDEDIAAKFPKGYTRIKPYLRLTPQPNR; encoded by the coding sequence ATGGCAACTTTACGACTGGGCGATGTGGCGCCCGACTTTACCGCAACCACTACAGAGGGAACGATCCATTTTTATGACTGGCTCGGCGATTCCTGGGGTATATTGTTTTCCCACCCGGCCGATTTCACCCCGGTTTGCACCACCGAATTGGGTGCTACCGCCAAACTGAAACCGGAATTTGAAAAGCGAAATGTCAAAATCATCGCGTTAAGCGTTGATCCGATTGAGAAGCATCACGAGTGGATTGGCGACATCAATGAAACCCAACATACCGAGGTCAATTTCCCGATCATTGCCGATTCCGACCACAAGATTTCAGAGCTGTATGACCTCATCCATCCCAATGCGAGCGAGACCTTTACCGTGCGCTCCGTTTTTATTATCGGCCCGGATAAAAAGGTGAAACTGATTATCTCGTATCCGGCCTCGACAGGCAGGAATTTCAATGAGTTATTGCGCGTGATTGACAGCCTGCAACTCACCGCCCAGTACTCCGTCGCCACACCCGCCAATTGGCAAGACGGCGAAGATGTGGTCATCGCTCCGACCGTGAAAGACGAGGATATCGCGGCGAAATTTCCGAAGGGATATACCCGAATAAAGCCTTACTTGCGGTTGACACCCCAACCCAACCGTTGA
- a CDS encoding response regulator transcription factor — MIKIAVVDDHQLFRNSLSMLLNSIAGTKVVFETSDGALLLKHLRKNTIDVAMIDVRQPHTEHYKFCRALTKKNPTLRVIVVSQLDINESAHRYFKSGVSGFLGKDASAEQLANCIRSVTEKHPTNFGLSHLLAQAAALPQKSELILPEGRRLIEFSKREMEIIRLSCRERSNKQIADDLSISIRTVEQHRKRMMERTGTKNFIGTIMFVLKHQLLHIDDL, encoded by the coding sequence ATGATCAAAATAGCCGTTGTTGACGACCATCAGCTTTTTAGAAACAGTCTTTCTATGTTACTAAATTCGATTGCCGGCACGAAGGTCGTGTTCGAGACCAGTGACGGCGCCCTGCTGCTGAAACACCTCAGGAAAAACACAATAGACGTCGCCATGATAGACGTCAGGCAACCCCACACTGAGCACTACAAATTTTGCCGGGCACTAACTAAAAAGAACCCAACCCTTAGGGTGATTGTCGTGTCACAACTCGACATCAACGAAAGTGCGCACCGTTATTTCAAATCGGGTGTTAGCGGGTTCCTGGGCAAGGACGCTTCAGCGGAACAACTGGCCAACTGTATCAGGAGCGTGACAGAAAAGCACCCGACGAATTTCGGCCTTTCGCATCTTTTGGCACAGGCTGCCGCGCTGCCACAAAAAAGCGAACTGATCCTACCGGAGGGTCGTAGGCTAATCGAGTTCTCGAAGCGGGAGATGGAAATTATCCGGCTTTCGTGCCGGGAACGCAGCAACAAACAGATAGCCGATGACCTCAGCATCAGTATCCGCACGGTCGAACAGCATCGCAAGCGGATGATGGAGCGCACCGGAACGAAGAACTTCATTGGTACCATTATGTTCGTTTTGAAACACCAGTTATTGCATATAGACGACCTATGA